A DNA window from Camelina sativa cultivar DH55 chromosome 13, Cs, whole genome shotgun sequence contains the following coding sequences:
- the LOC104738568 gene encoding cytochrome P450 86A2-like, with protein MDVSNAMLLVAVATAYWLWFKRISRWLNGPRVWPVLGSLPGLIEQRDRMHDWITENLRACGGTYQTCICAVPFLAKKQGLVTVTCDPKNIEHMLKTRFDNYPKGPTWQAVFHDFLGQGIFNSDGDTWLFQRKTAALEFTTRTLRQAMGRXEGCCLLLKASSNSCISSTSFSS; from the exons ATGGATGTATCCAACGCGATGCTGCTAGTAGCTGTTGCTACAGCTTACTGGCTATGGTTCAAGAGGATCTCACGGTGGCTAAACGGTCCACGTGTCTGGCCAGTGTTGGGCAGTCTTCCGGGTCTGATCGAGCAGCGCGACCGTATGCACGACTGGATCACTGAGAACCTCCGTGCGTGTGGCGGCACATACCAGACATGTATCTGCGCCGTGCCTTTCTTGGCGAAGAAGCAAGGTCTCGTGACCGTCACGTGCGATCCGAAGAACATCGAACACATGCTCAAGACCCGGTTCGACAACTACCCTAAAGGTCCTACATGGCAAGCCGTGTTCCATGACTTCCTCGGCCAAGGCATCTTCAACTCCGACGGTGACACTTGGCTCTTCCAGCGTAAAACCGCCGCTCTTGAATTCACCACCAG GACGTTGAGGCAAGCGATGGGTCGGNATGAGGGTTGCTGCTTGCTTCTGAAGGCTAGCAGTAACAGTTGTATTTCCtccacttctttttcttcttga